A part of Chthonomonadales bacterium genomic DNA contains:
- a CDS encoding zinc ribbon domain-containing protein: MDCPACGEAIPARNAFCGRCGAALSGGADTPPASTSRPSWRREAALAAGFVALLAAAASVTWYLLACRQSPEAVVRAFVEADRQGRFADQREFVRDTADARMVLALFQEYRRQAGRSPFERSRIVGRSRSRETALIDVEVAAPARPGPSGAPAMITFTVVREGSRWAIDPTPTLASAAGGLIAARMRSLGPASLAFPFPGAPAPGLAAPP; this comes from the coding sequence ATGGACTGCCCGGCCTGTGGCGAGGCGATTCCCGCCCGCAACGCGTTCTGCGGCCGCTGCGGGGCCGCCCTGTCCGGCGGCGCGGACACGCCGCCAGCGAGCACGAGCCGGCCATCCTGGCGGCGCGAGGCGGCGCTGGCAGCCGGGTTCGTGGCGCTCCTGGCGGCGGCCGCGAGCGTCACCTGGTATTTGCTGGCCTGCCGCCAATCGCCGGAAGCGGTCGTCCGCGCGTTCGTGGAGGCCGATCGGCAGGGCCGCTTCGCCGACCAGCGCGAGTTCGTGCGCGACACGGCGGACGCACGCATGGTGCTCGCGCTCTTCCAGGAGTACCGGCGGCAGGCAGGACGCTCGCCATTCGAGCGCAGCCGCATTGTTGGGCGCTCGCGCAGCCGCGAGACCGCACTGATCGACGTGGAGGTGGCCGCCCCAGCGCGGCCCGGACCGAGCGGCGCGCCCGCGATGATCACCTTCACGGTGGTGCGCGAGGGCTCGCGCTGGGCGATCGACCCGACGCCCACCCTGGCGAGCGCGGCGGGCGGGCTGATCGCCGCCAGGATGCGCAGCCTGGGCCCCGCCTCGCTCGCGTTTCCGTTCCCCGGCGCGCCCGCGCCTGGTCTCGCAGCGCCGCCGTAG
- a CDS encoding nucleoside hydrolase → MPLPIVLDTDIGTDIDDAYALLLSATSPELDLRAVLTVNGDTLLRARLARTLLDHAGRADVPVYAGLGPSLSGATDRGWAGHEGQGIDLAPASSVRAASPADVLRAQVGTVRAAGERLTLVAIGPLTNVAAGLHALEPAERDAIAGVVAMAATFEGFGPDYAMPEHNVRCDPMAVRRVLEAGVALTFVGLNVTRRTSMGADDVDANERLGTPLARDLARLHRVWFGHLRASSSAMHDPLAVAHCICPSLLDMASARAEVDLDPAVAGCVIFLPADAPRGLPCRVAVGVDADGFHRLFRARVRAACAGGAAPRTQPEGPSL, encoded by the coding sequence ATGCCTCTCCCCATCGTCCTCGACACGGACATCGGGACCGATATCGACGACGCCTATGCGCTTCTGCTCTCCGCCACCTCGCCCGAGCTAGACCTGCGGGCGGTGCTCACCGTCAACGGCGACACGCTCCTGCGCGCCCGCCTCGCCCGGACGCTCCTGGACCATGCCGGGCGCGCCGACGTGCCGGTCTACGCGGGCCTGGGCCCGTCGCTTTCCGGCGCCACCGACCGTGGCTGGGCGGGGCACGAGGGGCAGGGGATCGACCTGGCGCCCGCGTCGTCGGTCCGCGCGGCCTCCCCGGCCGACGTGCTGCGCGCCCAGGTGGGCACGGTCCGCGCCGCCGGCGAGCGCCTGACCCTCGTCGCGATCGGTCCACTCACGAACGTGGCCGCCGGGCTCCACGCACTGGAGCCCGCCGAGCGTGACGCCATCGCGGGGGTCGTGGCGATGGCTGCCACGTTCGAGGGCTTCGGTCCTGATTACGCAATGCCGGAGCACAACGTGCGGTGCGACCCGATGGCCGTGCGGCGCGTGCTGGAGGCGGGCGTAGCTCTGACCTTTGTCGGCCTCAACGTCACGCGAAGGACCTCGATGGGGGCCGACGACGTGGACGCGAACGAGCGACTCGGGACGCCGCTTGCGCGGGACCTCGCCAGGCTGCACCGGGTATGGTTCGGCCACCTGCGCGCCTCGTCCTCCGCCATGCACGACCCCCTGGCCGTCGCCCACTGCATCTGTCCATCGCTTCTCGATATGGCCTCCGCGCGCGCGGAGGTCGACCTGGATCCGGCCGTGGCCGGGTGCGTCATCTTCCTGCCGGCGGACGCGCCGCGCGGGCTGCCGTGCCGGGTGGCCGTGGGCGTCGACGCCGACGGCTTCCACCGCCTGTTTCGGGCGCGGGTGCGGGCGGCATGCGCCGGCGGCGCTGCCCCGCGCACCCAGCCCGAGGGACCGTCCCTCTGA
- a CDS encoding sugar phosphate isomerase/epimerase, whose translation MYVGVLTAPFAGEPLEHVVAFAGEYGFGGLEIVAGPGSKHIDLTAFSEADAVRVRELVERRALLISSVAAYTNNTDPDPARRRANNETVRKAIDAAVLLGVGVVCTLAGHPVPGKSKMQTIETDCAEVFTPLAEYAASRGIRIALENWYATNIQHLGHWERLFEVVPNPSFGLNFDPSHLVWQDIDHLHAVEKFAERIFHTHAKDTEINAARRRWVGNQDGGGWWRYVIPGLGVIRWGEYIACLRRNGYSGVLSIEHEDGAVGREEGFLVGKKHLEGFFVPAFE comes from the coding sequence ATGTATGTCGGTGTCCTGACAGCGCCGTTCGCAGGCGAGCCTCTCGAGCACGTCGTCGCATTCGCCGGTGAGTACGGGTTCGGCGGCCTGGAGATCGTCGCCGGCCCGGGCAGTAAGCACATCGACCTGACGGCGTTCAGCGAGGCCGATGCGGTCCGCGTGCGCGAGCTCGTGGAGCGGCGCGCCCTGCTCATCTCCTCCGTCGCCGCGTACACCAACAACACCGATCCGGACCCGGCACGGCGCCGCGCCAACAACGAGACCGTGCGCAAGGCGATCGACGCGGCCGTTCTGCTCGGCGTCGGCGTGGTGTGCACCCTCGCCGGTCACCCCGTGCCGGGCAAGAGCAAGATGCAGACGATCGAGACCGACTGCGCCGAGGTCTTCACGCCACTGGCCGAGTACGCGGCCTCCAGGGGCATCCGGATCGCGCTGGAGAACTGGTATGCCACCAACATCCAGCACCTCGGCCACTGGGAGCGCCTGTTCGAGGTCGTGCCGAACCCGAGCTTCGGCCTGAACTTCGACCCGTCCCACCTTGTGTGGCAGGACATCGATCACCTGCACGCGGTCGAGAAGTTCGCCGAGCGCATCTTCCACACGCACGCCAAGGACACCGAGATCAACGCGGCGCGCAGGCGATGGGTGGGGAATCAGGATGGCGGCGGCTGGTGGCGCTACGTCATCCCCGGTCTGGGCGTGATACGCTGGGGCGAGTACATCGCCTGCCTGCGGAGGAATGGTTACAGCGGAGTGCTGTCGATCGAGCACGAGGACGGGGCGGTGGGCCGCGAGGAGGGGTTCCTGGTGGGCAAGAAGCACCTCGAGGGCTTCTTCGTGCCCGCATTCGAGTAG
- a CDS encoding zinc ribbon domain-containing protein — protein MPIFEFVCDSCARRFSALVGVVARPRPLTCPRCGATELTKLVSRFARVRSEDDALEALTDESRYGDIENDPSAMRRWVRDMGKAMDDDMGEDMEAALEEELEGGPAGADGDAGDDTIY, from the coding sequence ATGCCAATCTTTGAGTTCGTCTGCGATTCCTGCGCGCGCCGGTTCAGCGCCCTGGTGGGCGTGGTCGCTCGTCCCAGGCCCCTCACCTGCCCGCGCTGTGGCGCGACGGAGCTCACCAAGCTGGTCTCCCGCTTCGCGCGCGTGCGCTCGGAGGACGACGCGCTGGAGGCCCTCACCGACGAGAGCCGCTACGGGGACATCGAGAACGACCCGAGCGCGATGCGCCGGTGGGTGCGCGACATGGGCAAGGCGATGGACGACGACATGGGCGAGGACATGGAGGCCGCCCTGGAAGAGGAGCTGGAGGGCGGCCCCGCCGGCGCCGACGGCGACGCCGGCGACGACACCATCTACTGA